The Bradysia coprophila strain Holo2 chromosome X unlocalized genomic scaffold, BU_Bcop_v1 contig_12, whole genome shotgun sequence genome window below encodes:
- the LOC119067557 gene encoding uncharacterized protein LOC119067557, with amino-acid sequence MDRQQFNGLENQENNRNQPNSTSSTLTTSLAIRTHPHAISKTTSSDRVYAMAEYYKQRKELQLKKIKEEEERLRRHKARPMPNFKAIHSKALTTAKECAETCISPETPEVLRRGLAMKEKQQQKMKEYDAKMAERPPIVARSTKVLTEEPFKPKLEPHPELKVVPFKLGMEKRLMERKEYDANYQRQLAEKREKEEERKREQDNVTRQQVRQATTFKARPNPFKKAS; translated from the exons ATGGACAGGCAACAGTTTAATG GACTTGAAAACCAGGAGAACAATAGAAATCAACCAAACTCAACTAGCTCGACTTTGACGACCAGCCTGGCGATAAGAACCCATCCACATGCAATTTCGAAAACCACTTCATCCGACAGGGTGTATGCCATGGCCGAATACTATAAGCAGCGAAAGGAgttacaattgaaaaaaattaaagaggAGGAGGAACGACTCAGACGACACAAGGCGAGACCGATGCCGAATTTTAAGGCCATTCACTCGAAAGCGTTGACGACAGCTAAAGAATGCGCAGAAACATGTATCAGTCCTGAGACTCCGGAAGTTTTGAGAAGAGGTCTTGCCATGAAGGAGAAGCAACAACAGAAG ATGAAGGAGTATGATGCAAAAATGGCCGAACGACCGCCGATAGTAGCTCGATCCACAAAGGTACTAACAGAGGAACCATTCAAACCGAAACTGGAACCTCATCCGGAATTGAAGGTCGTGCCGTTCAAATTGGGAATGGAAAAGAGATTGATGGAACGGAAGGAGTACGATGCAAATTATCAGCGTCAATTGGCAGAAAAGAGAGAAAAG GAAGAAGAACGGAAAAGAGAGCAGGATAATGTGACCAGACAACAGGTACGACAAGCAACGACGTTTAAGGCGAGACCCAACCCCTTCAAGAAGGCTtcgtga
- the LOC119067558 gene encoding BTB/POZ domain-containing protein 3-like isoform X1 — protein MFGKIENAVTCSSKSDDKGLKPIETKNESWENVRHPRNNTAHTANRMGTLMHSTRSETGDITFIIGSTEIKAHKAVLAAFSPKYMAQFYTNFSVENPIEVKDVSAAAFKEFLQFFYLDTVNLTHKNITDVLTLTAESVEGFFDECVSFLSDTLTVDNVCQCYHLAVKYNNDDLIKKCERKISSDSSKVFLSDTFLSCTAGDLFNILQLDSLNCKETDVFDACILWAVNCGAMNGLDSENVEELRKILTDENLPGQLLHQIRFGAMTIKEFMNYYKNYKQLFTEDERDEILYMIGKVNNFEPKRFNDESRLVPYKEWCEEDSIVCYRTSRANEKESFRFGINETVFSTDRLFLLGGFSCGSLLEKKSNVTENDQQPDEKCVTTSVSLIRKRAIGDKVGKTLFNTTEKLTFKAKEEAFVILHRPVMIKPTFFYEIQLDFKEGFSVRDYEFNTEVILRPKTSHSFSGFGAPVNGFIMKDEERTVVKFCKTNGLVTSLKLNICVK, from the exons atgtttggaaaaatagAAAACGCTGTTACTTGTTCATCAAAATCTGACGACAAGGGACTAAAGCCCATCGAGACGAAAAATGAAAGCTGGGAAAATGTTCGGCATCCCCGTAACAATACAGCTCATACTGCGAACCGAATGGGAACCTTAATGCATTCAACAAGAAGCGAAACTGGCGACATTACATTTATTATTGGATCAACAGAAATTAAAGCACACAAAGCTGTGTTGGCTGCATTTAGTCCAAAGTACATGGCACAATTTTACACTAACTTCAGTGTAGAAAATCCAATCGAAGTAAAGGATGTGTCCGCTGCTGCATTTAAGGAATTTcttcagtttttctatttggACACCGTCAATTTGACGCACAAAAACATCACTGATGTCTTAACGCTGACCGCAGAATCAGTCGaaggattttttgatgaatgcGTCAGTTTTCTTAGTGACACATTAACTGTTGACAATGTGTGCCAGTGTTATCATTTGGCTGTAAAGTATAACAACGACGACTTAATTAAGAAGTGTGAACGTAAAATCAGTTCCGATTCGTCCAAGGTATTCCTATCAGACACATTCCTCAGCTGTACAGCTGGTGATCTGTTCAACATTTTGCAATTGGACTCATTGAACTGCAAAGAAACTGACGTGTTCGATGCGTGTATTCTATGGGCCGTTAACTGCGGTGCTATGAACGGATTGGATTCGGAAAATGTGGAAGAATTACGCAAAATTCTTACCGACGAAAATCTTCCCGGTCAATTGCTCCATCAAATTCGATTCGGTGCGATGACCATCAAGGAGTTTATGAATTATTACAAAAACTACAAACAATTGTTTACGGAGGACGAAAGAGACGAGATCCTTTACATGATTGGAAAGGTGAACAATTTCGAACCGAAACGATTCAACGACGAATCTAGACTCGTTCCCTACAAAGAATGGTGCGAAGAAGACAGCATTGTGTGCTATCGTACTTCACGTGCAAATGAAAAGGAAAGTTTTCGTTTTGGCATAAACGAAACAGTGTTCTCCACCGATCGACTCTTTCTACTCGGAGGTTTCAGTTGTGGCAGTCTGCTCGAGAAGAAAAGTAATGTCACGGAAAATGATCAACAGCCGGATGAAAAGTGCGTCACAACCAGTGTGTCATTGATTCGAAAGCGCGCAATTGGTGACAAAGTTGGGAAAACGTTGTTCAACACAACGGAAAAACTCACCTTCAAGGCCAAAGAGGAAGCGTTTGTCATACTTCATCGTCCCGTCATGATCAAACCAacgtttttttatgaaattcaattaGACTTCAAAGAAGGATTCAGTGTTAGAGACTACGAATTTAATACTGAAGTAATCCTGCGCCCAAAAAC ATCGCACTCATTCAGTGGCTTCGGTGCACCGGTTAACGGATTTATTATGAAAGATGAAGAACGAACGGTGGTTAAGTTTTGCAAAACGAATGGTCTTGTTACTAGCTTAAAGCTGAATATTTGCGTtaaataa
- the LOC119067558 gene encoding BTB/POZ domain-containing protein 3-like isoform X2 codes for MGTLMHSTRSETGDITFIIGSTEIKAHKAVLAAFSPKYMAQFYTNFSVENPIEVKDVSAAAFKEFLQFFYLDTVNLTHKNITDVLTLTAESVEGFFDECVSFLSDTLTVDNVCQCYHLAVKYNNDDLIKKCERKISSDSSKVFLSDTFLSCTAGDLFNILQLDSLNCKETDVFDACILWAVNCGAMNGLDSENVEELRKILTDENLPGQLLHQIRFGAMTIKEFMNYYKNYKQLFTEDERDEILYMIGKVNNFEPKRFNDESRLVPYKEWCEEDSIVCYRTSRANEKESFRFGINETVFSTDRLFLLGGFSCGSLLEKKSNVTENDQQPDEKCVTTSVSLIRKRAIGDKVGKTLFNTTEKLTFKAKEEAFVILHRPVMIKPTFFYEIQLDFKEGFSVRDYEFNTEVILRPKTSQFKTEVILRPNTSHSFSGFGAPVNGFIMKDEERTVVKFCKTNGLVTSLKLNICVK; via the coding sequence ATGGGAACCTTAATGCATTCAACAAGAAGCGAAACTGGCGACATTACATTTATTATTGGATCAACAGAAATTAAAGCACACAAAGCTGTGTTGGCTGCATTTAGTCCAAAGTACATGGCACAATTTTACACTAACTTCAGTGTAGAAAATCCAATCGAAGTAAAGGATGTGTCCGCTGCTGCATTTAAGGAATTTcttcagtttttctatttggACACCGTCAATTTGACGCACAAAAACATCACTGATGTCTTAACGCTGACCGCAGAATCAGTCGaaggattttttgatgaatgcGTCAGTTTTCTTAGTGACACATTAACTGTTGACAATGTGTGCCAGTGTTATCATTTGGCTGTAAAGTATAACAACGACGACTTAATTAAGAAGTGTGAACGTAAAATCAGTTCCGATTCGTCCAAGGTATTCCTATCAGACACATTCCTCAGCTGTACAGCTGGTGATCTGTTCAACATTTTGCAATTGGACTCATTGAACTGCAAAGAAACTGACGTGTTCGATGCGTGTATTCTATGGGCCGTTAACTGCGGTGCTATGAACGGATTGGATTCGGAAAATGTGGAAGAATTACGCAAAATTCTTACCGACGAAAATCTTCCCGGTCAATTGCTCCATCAAATTCGATTCGGTGCGATGACCATCAAGGAGTTTATGAATTATTACAAAAACTACAAACAATTGTTTACGGAGGACGAAAGAGACGAGATCCTTTACATGATTGGAAAGGTGAACAATTTCGAACCGAAACGATTCAACGACGAATCTAGACTCGTTCCCTACAAAGAATGGTGCGAAGAAGACAGCATTGTGTGCTATCGTACTTCACGTGCAAATGAAAAGGAAAGTTTTCGTTTTGGCATAAACGAAACAGTGTTCTCCACCGATCGACTCTTTCTACTCGGAGGTTTCAGTTGTGGCAGTCTGCTCGAGAAGAAAAGTAATGTCACGGAAAATGATCAACAGCCGGATGAAAAGTGCGTCACAACCAGTGTGTCATTGATTCGAAAGCGCGCAATTGGTGACAAAGTTGGGAAAACGTTGTTCAACACAACGGAAAAACTCACCTTCAAGGCCAAAGAGGAAGCGTTTGTCATACTTCATCGTCCCGTCATGATCAAACCAacgtttttttatgaaattcaattaGACTTCAAAGAAGGATTCAGTGTTAGAGACTACGAATTTAATACTGAAGTAATCCTGCGCCCAAAAACATCGCAATTTAAGACTGAAGTCATCCTGCGCCCAAATACATCGCACTCATTCAGTGGCTTCGGTGCACCGGTTAACGGATTTATTATGAAAGATGAAGAACGAACGGTGGTTAAGTTTTGCAAAACGAATGGTCTTGTTACTAGCTTAAAGCTGAATATTTGCGTtaaataa